One window of the Candidatus Binatia bacterium genome contains the following:
- a CDS encoding outer membrane protein assembly factor BamD, with translation MGKNFRPILTNTPRPSGPGEMTAFMFHTPSNRQNPLKSFTQFAPRYLISALMALSAGCSSASLPSLPTLPPLPPMPWSSPGSQPNASAETLYKEGTEFFNKKRYALAIDRFQKLRSEHPFAPEIVSAELKLGEAYYFNQQYTEAVETLKEFQAMHPSNENVPYAVYLSGMAHFDQFSSIDRDQKMTEAAKGFFERVINNYPQSPYAAKSREKLAKCIEYLAEHEFYIASFYMGEKKYPAARDRLEGILRLYKHTPTAAKALYQLGESYRLEKNTVKASLAYEALVEHYPTDPLAKTAQVQLKELAQEKRDPLALLLKPEGRAAAPAVAENKAPTGEVKLPQNFVAKTEVVDEKPGKEKTFVGRMVDKINPFAPPTQIVSPDQASSSGDEKKDQAAKANAAGKKESGGFFSSLWPFGKKQESGAETKTASAKSSQLVGNIDDSLKQRGIDAKQGSDPKPPGADLPKEPEAKPQVTTDLGAIDSKLEKKGKTLSALPAPPEAAPALKAPYDEKAVERAKAAANPAPDTGTLFSNIDQKLKR, from the coding sequence ATGGGTAAAAATTTTCGCCCCATCCTAACTAATACCCCGAGGCCAAGCGGCCCCGGCGAAATGACGGCGTTTATGTTTCACACGCCAAGCAACCGACAAAATCCCTTAAAATCATTTACGCAGTTTGCGCCGCGCTATCTGATCTCAGCCCTCATGGCTCTGAGCGCCGGTTGCTCTTCCGCTTCTCTGCCCTCGCTTCCGACTCTTCCACCTCTTCCACCGATGCCCTGGTCGTCGCCGGGTTCACAACCGAACGCCAGCGCCGAAACGCTGTATAAAGAGGGCACGGAGTTTTTCAACAAGAAAAGATACGCTCTGGCGATCGATCGATTCCAGAAGCTGAGGTCCGAGCATCCGTTCGCTCCTGAAATCGTGTCAGCCGAGCTGAAGCTGGGCGAGGCCTATTATTTCAACCAGCAATACACGGAGGCGGTGGAGACGCTGAAGGAATTTCAGGCGATGCATCCCAGCAATGAGAACGTTCCGTACGCCGTGTATCTTTCCGGCATGGCCCACTTCGACCAATTTTCTTCTATCGACCGAGATCAAAAAATGACCGAGGCCGCCAAGGGTTTTTTCGAAAGGGTCATCAATAACTACCCCCAGTCTCCTTATGCGGCAAAGTCGCGGGAAAAGCTGGCCAAGTGCATCGAGTACCTCGCCGAGCACGAATTTTACATCGCGTCGTTCTACATGGGAGAAAAGAAATATCCGGCCGCGCGGGATCGCCTCGAGGGGATTCTCCGCCTCTATAAGCATACCCCCACCGCGGCCAAGGCGCTCTATCAACTGGGAGAAAGCTACCGGCTGGAGAAGAACACCGTAAAAGCGTCTCTCGCCTATGAGGCGCTCGTCGAGCACTACCCGACCGACCCCTTGGCCAAAACCGCCCAGGTCCAGTTGAAAGAGCTGGCTCAGGAAAAACGCGACCCGCTGGCGCTCCTGCTCAAACCGGAAGGAAGAGCGGCGGCACCGGCCGTAGCAGAAAACAAAGCGCCGACCGGCGAAGTGAAGCTGCCGCAAAACTTCGTGGCAAAAACAGAAGTCGTCGACGAAAAGCCGGGAAAAGAAAAAACCTTTGTCGGCCGCATGGTGGACAAAATAAATCCATTCGCCCCGCCCACTCAGATCGTCTCGCCTGATCAGGCATCTTCGAGCGGCGACGAGAAAAAAGACCAGGCCGCCAAGGCCAACGCCGCCGGCAAAAAAGAATCGGGCGGCTTTTTTTCCTCGTTGTGGCCGTTCGGCAAAAAACAGGAGTCCGGCGCCGAGACCAAGACGGCATCGGCGAAAAGTTCCCAATTGGTCGGCAACATCGACGACTCGCTGAAGCAGCGCGGAATCGACGCGAAGCAGGGCTCCGATCCCAAGCCCCCGGGCGCCGACTTGCCTAAAGAACCTGAGGCGAAACCGCAGGTGACCACGGACCTGGGCGCAATCGACAGCAAGCTCGAGAAAAAAGGGAAAACCCTGAGCGCGCTTCCGGCCCCACCCGAGGCGGCCCCGGCATTGAAAGCCCCCTACGACGAGAAAGCCGTGGAGCGCGCCAAGGCCGCGGCTAACCCCGCGCCCGATACCGGAACGCTTTTCTCTAATATCGACCAGAAATTGAAGCG